The Tribolium castaneum strain GA2 chromosome 3, icTriCast1.1, whole genome shotgun sequence sequence atagtaacttttatttttattcaggaGAGGAATAAGAGGGGTGTGAATAAATACGTCACAAGTTTTCCTtaagtaattttattatattagatagtgtttttgtaagtttgtaattaaacaattaaattaacgtCAGTTGACCTCTAGCGCCTCACACGGTAACCATTTAGAACTCTCGAGGGCATCCCAGAGATTGCAGTCTTGCTCGATACGTTCGCGGTTGATTTTGTCGACATCAAGCGGAAGCGAATGATCAATTAATTCAAGCAAATCTTCCTCCTTCTTCTCCATCATAACGTTCGACATGTCATAGGCTTCATGACCCGTCCCGTCCCCTTGTTCGTAGTAAccctaaaatattttttttcgcattgaataccaatttttttctactaccGTTTGCCAATTGGCGTAATTTTGCCAATAAGTCGAGGGATCGTAAAACTGGCTATAATCAGCTGCTGTGTATGTGGAGGTGGTGCTGGTGGCGGACGGGGTCCCGGTCGTGAGCGCGCCCTTGGGCTTCGGGACTGCGTTACAGATTTTGAGGGCCTTGGTCCCCAGCCCTATGTACCCGTTCATCGTGGTCAAGCTGTCCCTCATCTCGTCTTCGCTGCCAAACCGCACGAAACCGTAGCCTTTGCTGAACCCACTGCTGTCTAAAATCACTACAAGGGCAGTTAGACGCGCGCGACAGCGCCCTTTGGACCCACCTTTAGCCGTTTTAATCGTGTTGTATTTGGATgaaaacactctgtataagtTATAATCGTCAACATCGGGGCTCAAATCGCCCACCCAGACTGAAAACTCACGATCTAGAAGCGTCCGCCCTGTGTTACTTGCGTTATTGAGTCGGAACCTCACAACCGGGGTGGTCCCTGGAATGGGTTTGCCGTTCAGCTTGTGCATGGCGTCGATTGCCTCCTCGTCGTTGGCGAAGTGCACGAAGCAGTAACCGGCGGCTTCGCCGGTGAATTTGTTGCGCATTACTTTCACATTGAGGGGGTTTTCCCCCATTTTGCGAAACGCCGAAATTATGAACGTTTCGGTCATGTAGGGCTCCAGCTGGAgttaattttgtcaaattaGGAGGGGAGGGGCGCGAGTACTTACACTGCCCATCCACAACTGGCAATGCACCATATTTGCCATTTTGGGGctgttttacacaaaaacaaacaaagctTTAAGGTTAATAAATGAGAACTTAACCACAAAGTTAGTGCCAACGTACCGGCAACAATAATATTCGTTAAGCAAAGAGAGACAAGAAAATGAGCACCACCTGGCGCAATAGGGGCTCAGTTAACATAATTTcgggttaaaatttttatctcaactttagttttctttaaaataatttaagttcGGTAAGtacaaaatacatttttatgttGGTATCTTAATGGCGCCAAttacaatttcttttttttaatttataagttaTAACGCACTGTTGCTTTGGCTTTGATTTAAAAGTGGTCAAGAAATGAGAGACATTGGATCAACTCACTATACTTTATTACCAACTTACAAATACAGTAAAAtagtaaatataaataacctATGGCATAATAATATACAATCACTCTTCCTCTGCCGGTATAGTAACATTATTTTCTTCAGCCGGGATCGTCTCATTACACTCGGAAATTTCCGCCGACAGTGTGAACAAATCCTGAATCCCGTTCTCCTTACACTCTAGCGCCTTTTGCAAACTGGACATATCCTGCCCTATCTGCTTCCTCCCGTGCTCTCCAGTCACCATGCAAACCTTGTACACCGGCTGTCCATTCGGCCCCGTCCCCGCGACCACAATGAGCGACCCAGGCTTGGCCTTATCCAACCTCGGGGGCGACTCTGGCGCCCTGTACCTGTCCAGAATTTTCGGCACCCGTCCCGACCTCGTCGGCTTCTGCAAACTCTCCAAAACCGCATCCTCATTTTCCTCAACCTCATCATCGGCGTCACTGTCCTCCAAAACGTCCATAATGTCCAAATTGCGCTTCTTCCGCTTCGGCTCGCAACTTTTCTCAGCCTCTTTACTCTTCTGTTCTGACTTGCGCTTCTTCGCTTCTTTCTTCAACTCACGCTCGCGTTCTTTCTGCTTTTCAATCTCCTCCAGTTCCTTTTCCTCCATGTCCACTTCGTGCTTAAATTCGTTGAAGTCGAAGCCGCACGGCTGCATTATCGCACGGTcgaccaaatttttgttaatccGTTCCTCTTTCTTGAACTTCATTTTCAACTCACGTCGTGATCTTCGCGGGAACAGTTCGCACATTAGCGTAAAGTCGGTGCCGATTGTGTTCAAGGCTTTGTAAAATTTGAGCGTCTCGCGTTTGCTCCAGTCTTTGGACCGTTTGGCCCGCTTATAAACACCATACCCGGTCTCAAAATCACCATTAACGAGCTCAGACTTCTCCAGTTCTTCTCGATTCTTTTTCAGCGATTTATTCTCAATCACTAGACTTTGCTCATCAACGACAAGCTCGCCCTGGGGTCCGATTTTGATCTGAGGCGCTGGCATTTCGTTTTCTTCGTCGCTTCCCGGATCGTCGATCTTCTCATTTTCCGGCTCAACTTCCTTCTCTTCTTCAGTCACTTCTGATATTTTTCGTTTCGTTTTGTTATCACTCATCGGATTCGTGACCGGATTATAGAAAATCAAGTCAATCATTGTTAGTTTTTGACGGTCTGGTTTTTTGTGGCcgaattttagataaaaatcaCGGCGGGCTTCCGCCAACTTTCGGCTTTGTTCGGTCCGGCGACACTTGCGCTGAATCACCGAACTGAACTCTTTCGGCTTTTGGGGCGAAGGGCACTCGGGGATTGAATCCTGGAAGCCGGAAGTCGACGAACAAACCTGAaagttttagaattttttttttgtacgcAGAACCACTTTTTAACGCATATAAAATTTGTTACAACACTCGCCTTCGGCTCGTGACATAATTTTCGTACTCGTGCCTAAACAACCACTAAATGCAAGCCAcctacattattttttctacgactggtcataagaaaaaaatttctgaTTAAGTGATTACTGTCAAAGGCTcaaggcaatgtaataatacaTTGCCATTGGTCACAAGTTGTCCCGTGATCATCATAATGCATTTTAATTAGTCACAAATTTGtatctttatttaattaaactgtgggtgtagaaataaaaaaataaaaactcacgGAATCATTTCTGTGTCTGTAATTTTTGCGGCTCTCGTCTTCCGATTCGCTGGCGCTGTAATTGCTGTTGCGGAAGCCCCCCAGTTTGGGGACGGCCTTAATGCGCCCCCTTGATATTTTCGTGGGACTTGGAGGAGGCTCTGGAAAAGTCAGCGCCCCTTCTAAAAAATGACACTTGAATTGTCACCAACGGCAGTCACAGCCAACTTACCCTCTCTCACTTCGGGACTTTTTAACTGATTTTGCTCGGAATTAATTACTGGCGCTGGGTTTATTATAACATCATTCagaataacaattttgttatttttcactTCTTCAACCTCCCGAGGTTTGCGATTGATGGCATTTAAAGACACTGTTGGTTTAACAAATTTGCGTCGAAAGACAGGCCCCCCGTTGGTAACCGGAGAGGTTTCCACTGGCGTGGGGGCAGTTTCCCCTATTTGGTCATGCTCGACATTGAGGTTACGTTCGTCGTTTTGTGACACTTCGGGGGCTGTTTGGGGCGTTTCTTCGGTAGTTAGGGGAGGGTTGAGGGTCTTGCGACGTTGAGGGATGGTGGCAATTGCTTTAATGCGGGTTCTTCTGGATGCCATCGTGGTGCAATATTGTTgaataaaaagttatttacaataataataataatgttcgTAATCGTAACGAATTTAAGTTGGAACACTCGGAACAGTTAAGACACTTCCATATGGCGTTGGAGACGGTTGTAAGGTGAAGAGAACACATGgcaatttaactttaaacgaAAGGAAAGTTACTTGTTTGGGGGACCACGTTTGACAGCTGATTTTAATAAGCAACCAGTAATACACATTGCTCAAAGTCagcaagtttattaaaaatatgttatcaaaaaaacataaatcaaGCAACACTAATAATTACACttttaaaagttataaaaaattaacgacaaaGTCTATgttgagtttattttaataaaaaaaaatattgtggtCGGGCAACCAAATATACAACGTTATGTAACAATGGTGATGTCATCGTCGTAACAATATTATGTAATAAGCGTAGGTTCCCAAAGATGGTGCGGACGTCTGTTGCTACCGACTGTAGGGCGTAcgttttgatttaaatatgTGGAGGAGACCCCACCAAAGCATACTTACCTGGCGTAGGGGTTACCGTGATCAAGAAGGCGGTTCCCCCAGGGTGAGGCCCTTCCATTGCACCGAGGTCGGGCTGACCCCTGCGATTATCCCTAATGCGGATAACTCGGGCGCACAATTTTTGGTAGTCGGGACTGCGTGCGCGCTATCCCGGCCTTAATTTAATTCAAGCataattacgaattaattaattaatcagtatattaattttaatttatacaaagCGTGAGTGCGTTCAAGAAGTCTTtatagatcaactcttgctatcaaatacaataaaaatctgcCAATCcaaattccacagcaagagttgatcgaAAGACACCCTCAAGAAGGTTAATTAAATACTATCTATAAATGACCTACGGTGCaattcagtaaaaaatatttatttagaacaattacaaaatattGAACCCAGCAGCATGTGCGACGACGTACGAAATCCTCTCCTTCAACTCCTTCTGATTCCTGTTTTTATACCCGAACGTGTTTCCGAAATCCGCGGCCGTTTC is a genomic window containing:
- the Secp43 gene encoding tRNA selenocysteine 1-associated protein 1 isoform X3 encodes the protein MANMVHCQLWMGSLEPYMTETFIISAFRKMGENPLNVKVMRNKFTGEAAGYCFVHFANDEEAIDAMHKLNGKPIPGTTPVVRFRLNNASNTGRTLLDHSSGFSKGYGFVRFGSEDEMRDSLTTMNGYIGLGTKALKICNAVPKPKGALTTGTPSATSTTSTYTAADYSQFYDPSTYWQNYANWQTGYYEQGDGTGHEAYDMSNVMMEKKEEDLLELIDHSLPLDVDKINRERIEQDCNLWDALESSKWLPCEALEVN
- the Secp43 gene encoding tRNA selenocysteine 1-associated protein 1 isoform X2, which codes for MANMVHCQLWMGSLEPYMTETFIISAFRKMGENPLNVKVMRNKFTGEAAGYCFVHFANDEEAIDAMHKLNGKPIPGTTPVVRFRLNNASNTGRTLLDLILDSSGFSKGYGFVRFGSEDEMRDSLTTMNGYIGLGTKALKICNAVPKPKGALTTGTPSATSTTSTYTAADYSQFYDPSTYWQNYANWQTGYYEQGDGTGHEAYDMSNVMMEKKEEDLLELIDHSLPLDVDKINRERIEQDCNLWDALESSKWLPCEALEVN
- the Secp43 gene encoding tRNA selenocysteine 1-associated protein 1 isoform X1; protein product: MANMVHCQLWMGSLEPYMTETFIISAFRKMGENPLNVKVMRNKFTGEAAGYCFVHFANDEEAIDAMHKLNGKPIPGTTPVVRFRLNNASNTGRTLLDREFSVWVGDLSPDVDDYNLYRVFSSKYNTIKTAKVILDSSGFSKGYGFVRFGSEDEMRDSLTTMNGYIGLGTKALKICNAVPKPKGALTTGTPSATSTTSTYTAADYSQFYDPSTYWQNYANWQTGYYEQGDGTGHEAYDMSNVMMEKKEEDLLELIDHSLPLDVDKINRERIEQDCNLWDALESSKWLPCEALEVN
- the Bdp1 gene encoding transcription factor TFIIIB component B'' homolog, translated to MASRRTRIKAIATIPQRRKTLNPPLTTEETPQTAPEVSQNDERNLNVEHDQIGETAPTPVETSPVTNGGPVFRRKFVKPTVSLNAINRKPREVEEVKNNKIVILNDVIINPAPVINSEQNQLKSPEVREEGALTFPEPPPSPTKISRGRIKAVPKLGGFRNSNYSASESEDESRKNYRHRNDSVCSSTSGFQDSIPECPSPQKPKEFSSVIQRKCRRTEQSRKLAEARRDFYLKFGHKKPDRQKLTMIDLIFYNPVTNPMSDNKTKRKISEVTEEEKEVEPENEKIDDPGSDEENEMPAPQIKIGPQGELVVDEQSLVIENKSLKKNREELEKSELVNGDFETGYGVYKRAKRSKDWSKRETLKFYKALNTIGTDFTLMCELFPRRSRRELKMKFKKEERINKNLVDRAIMQPCGFDFNEFKHEVDMEEKELEEIEKQKERERELKKEAKKRKSEQKSKEAEKSCEPKRKKRNLDIMDVLEDSDADDEVEENEDAVLESLQKPTRSGRVPKILDRYRAPESPPRLDKAKPGSLIVVAGTGPNGQPVYKVCMVTGEHGRKQIGQDMSSLQKALECKENGIQDLFTLSAEISECNETIPAEENNVTIPAEEE